From Scomber scombrus chromosome 21, fScoSco1.1, whole genome shotgun sequence, one genomic window encodes:
- the st6galnac gene encoding alpha-N-acetylgalactosaminide alpha-2,6-sialyltransferase 2 — MGMGHQKKLVLGGLTASTVFLYFLCVNLESNMSWSIMPLKHFHNFSLVLWSDSRDSEEPLNRQISSDQRTPPPPALTPYPGTVPPKQPRATHTPKLKTHKDSDIVAGQKPAEEKVLDVSNSSSKSDGADKAKTRTITKGPAPKPAEPPKARGPTDPPFIGDIYMMDDHPPQTDCPDGIRNTVAKTDFGERFLRNIPVLQWANHSTREQHQRLMKYPGAHGWGGIDFNTLVETLSVLNSSANWQMLDDWKQVSNGSQCIRCAVVGNGGILKDSKKGKEIDSHDYVFRTNGAIINGFEQDVGSRTTHYTFSTNTLMNSMRSYAGVGYKGPPVTEETRYVFLPDHDRDYLLMKAAATHTLVERGKEQGKDATRYFGKDVSAQKLKMYHPDFIRYLRNRFLRSHALKTKYKNIYRPSTGATMLLAAMHTCDKVSAYGFMTPDYKNYSDHYYDRNYHSVGFFINHDLRMEMTLWQQLHQAGLIRLYMHK; from the exons ATGGGGATGGGGCACCAGAAGAAGCTGGTGCTGGGTGGATTGACCGCCAGCACCGTGTTCCTCTACTTCCTGTGTGTGAACCTGGAGAGTAATATGAGCTGGTCCATCATGCCTCTGAAACATTTCCATAACTTCTCGCTGGTGTTGTGGAG CGACTCACGAGACTCTGAGGAGCCTCTCAACAGACAGATCAGCAGTGACCAGCGGACCCCTCCGCCCCCTGCCTTAACCCCCTACCCAGGAACAGTTCCGCCTAAACAGCCACGTGccacacacactccaaaatTAAAGACTCATAAAGACTCAGACATAGTCGCTGGACAGAAACCAGCAGAGGAAAAAGTGCTGGATGTGTCAAACTCTAGCTCCAAGTCTGATGGTGCGGATAAAGCCAAAACCAGGACCATCACCAAAGGCCCCGCACCGAAACCTGCGGAACCCCCAAAGGCTCGTGGACCAACAGATCCTCCCTTCATTGGAGACATTTACATGATGGACGATCACCCTCCACAAACT GACTGCCCGGACGGCATCCGAAATACAGTTGCGAAAACTGACTTCGGTGAGCGTTTTCTGAGGAATATTCCAGTCctgcagtgggccaatcacagcACTCGTGAACAGCACCAACGCCTGATGAAGTACCCTGGAGCACATGGCTGGGGAGGGATCGATTTCAATA cACTGGTGGAAACTCTCAGTGTGCTCAACTCTTCTGCAAACTGGCAGATGTTGGACGACTGGAAGCAAGTCAGCAACGGGTCTCAGTGTATCCGCTGTGCTGTGGTGGGGAACGGAGGGATACTGAAGGACtcaaagaaagggaaggagatCGACAGTCATGATTACGTCTTCAG GACCAACGGGGCGATCATAAATGGCTTCGAGCAGGACGTGGGGTCTCGGACCACCCACTACACATTCTCCACCAACACACTGATGAACTCAATGAGGAGCTATGCAGGCGTCGGGTATAAAGGACCCCCTGTGACTGAG GAAACACGATACGTCTTTCTGCCTGATCACGACCGTGATTACCTGCTGATGAAGGCCGCAGCGACACACACTCTAGTAGAGAGAGGCAAAGAGCAAGGCAAAGA CGCAACCAGGTACTTTGGAAAGGACGTGTCGGCACAGAAGTTGAAAATGTACCACCCCGATTTCATCCGTTACCTCAGAAACAG aTTCCTTCGATCTCACGCTCTGAAAACCAAATATAAGAACATTTACCGTCCGTCAACGGGTGCCACGATGCTGTTGGCTGCAATGCACACTTGTGACAAG GTGAGCGCATACGGCTTCATGACCCCAGACTATAAGAACTACTCTGACCACTACTACGACAGGAATTACCACTCAGTGGGCTTCTTCATCAACCACGACCTGCGAATGGAAATGACTCTGTGGCAGCAGCTGCACCAGGCGGGGCTCATACGGCTGTACATGCACAAGTGA